The following coding sequences are from one Acidimicrobiales bacterium window:
- a CDS encoding mycofactocin system FadH/OYE family oxidoreductase 2, whose protein sequence is MSATGQYRYLFTPLRIGPVTVRNRIVFSAHLTNYATQGGLPSEQHVAYYAARAAGGAGLIITEEHSTHPTDWPYEKLIHGFHPEVIPGYRRITDAVHEHDVPIFAQINHNGGQASSMYTRLPVWAPSPVPDPLFREVPKEVELHEIAEIVAGYALVAEHCARGGFDGIELQCSHSSIVRGFLSPVTNVRTDSYGGSLENRARLLVEIVDAVREAIGPELALGVRLCGDELIEGGTTIDDAVAVARMVEASQRVDYINTSIGVATATLFMIEASMQIPPGYSMFIPTAIREAVSLPVVGVGRFKDPLQADRALAAGQCDLVGVVRGQIADADFGAKARAGLATEIRSCLSCNQECVGRMGLNRWLGCIENPRTGRESAAVAAPGQSRRVVVVGGGPAGMQAAVTAAERGHRVVLLERQARLGGQIPAVASVPSRAEMLDITRNLSASVARLGIDVRLECVGSAEMVRSLRPETAVVATGAAPARPWWAGDSDRVVDVRDVLEGRVSPAGRVVVVDELGFHQATSVGELLADRGCEIEIVTNGMVVGQDLGITLDLETWNVRAHAKGIRQATDLVPMAVVASEDGVVLTLQHHPTGMNRDIECEWVVCCVHQQPEDALWRELSGSSFEVFRIGDCLAPRRAHAAVVEGHRVALSL, encoded by the coding sequence GTGAGCGCGACCGGCCAGTACCGGTACCTTTTTACTCCGCTGCGGATCGGCCCGGTCACGGTGCGGAACCGGATCGTGTTCTCCGCACACTTGACCAACTACGCAACCCAAGGCGGCTTGCCAAGCGAGCAGCACGTCGCGTACTACGCGGCGCGCGCCGCGGGTGGCGCGGGGCTGATCATCACCGAAGAGCACTCGACCCATCCGACGGATTGGCCATACGAAAAGCTGATTCATGGTTTTCACCCGGAGGTCATCCCGGGCTACCGGCGCATCACCGACGCAGTGCACGAGCACGACGTTCCGATATTCGCCCAGATCAACCACAACGGCGGGCAGGCGTCGAGCATGTACACGCGGTTGCCGGTGTGGGCTCCGAGCCCGGTGCCCGACCCGCTGTTCCGCGAGGTTCCCAAGGAGGTGGAGCTCCACGAAATCGCTGAGATCGTTGCCGGCTACGCGCTGGTCGCGGAGCATTGCGCGCGCGGCGGGTTCGACGGAATCGAGTTGCAGTGCTCGCACTCTTCGATCGTGCGAGGTTTCCTCTCCCCCGTAACCAACGTGCGCACCGATTCTTACGGAGGATCTCTGGAGAACCGGGCGAGGTTGCTTGTCGAGATCGTCGATGCGGTACGCGAGGCGATCGGACCGGAACTGGCCCTAGGCGTGCGGTTGTGCGGCGACGAGCTGATCGAGGGAGGCACGACCATCGATGACGCAGTGGCCGTCGCGCGAATGGTGGAGGCGTCGCAGAGGGTCGACTACATCAACACCTCGATAGGTGTTGCTACCGCGACGCTTTTCATGATCGAAGCGAGCATGCAGATCCCGCCGGGTTACTCGATGTTCATTCCGACGGCGATCCGTGAGGCGGTGAGCCTGCCGGTGGTGGGGGTAGGTCGTTTCAAGGATCCGCTGCAGGCCGATCGGGCGTTGGCCGCCGGCCAGTGTGATCTTGTCGGGGTAGTCCGGGGTCAGATCGCCGACGCCGACTTCGGCGCCAAGGCCCGAGCCGGACTCGCGACCGAGATCCGCTCGTGCCTTTCGTGCAATCAGGAGTGCGTTGGGCGCATGGGCCTCAACCGTTGGCTCGGTTGCATCGAGAACCCGCGCACCGGAAGGGAATCCGCGGCCGTCGCGGCGCCGGGACAGTCGCGACGTGTCGTCGTCGTCGGCGGCGGCCCGGCCGGTATGCAGGCGGCCGTTACGGCAGCCGAGCGCGGTCACCGGGTCGTCCTCCTCGAGCGGCAGGCGCGCCTCGGAGGCCAGATCCCGGCGGTGGCGAGCGTCCCCAGCCGCGCAGAGATGCTCGACATCACCCGGAACCTGTCGGCTAGTGTCGCCCGTCTCGGCATCGACGTACGTCTCGAATGCGTAGGCAGTGCCGAGATGGTCAGGTCGTTGCGTCCTGAAACCGCCGTCGTCGCCACGGGGGCCGCTCCGGCTCGGCCGTGGTGGGCCGGCGATAGCGACCGGGTGGTGGACGTCCGTGACGTTCTCGAAGGCCGGGTCTCGCCTGCCGGTAGGGTCGTCGTGGTCGACGAGCTCGGCTTCCATCAGGCGACGTCTGTCGGCGAGTTGCTCGCCGATCGTGGATGTGAGATCGAGATCGTCACCAACGGAATGGTCGTCGGCCAGGACCTCGGCATCACATTGGACCTGGAAACGTGGAACGTGCGCGCGCACGCCAAAGGAATCCGGCAGGCGACCGACTTGGTCCCCATGGCAGTGGTGGCGTCCGAGGATGGAGTCGTCCTCACGTTGCAGCACCACCCGACGGGCATGAACCGGGACATTGAGTGCGAGTGGGTGGTGTGTTGTGTGCACCAGCAGCCCGAGGACGCTCTGTGGCGCGAGCTGAGCGGGTCGTCGTTCGAGGTCTTCCGAATCGGTGACTGCCTCGCGCCGAGGCGAGCTCACGCGGCTGTCGTAGAGGGTCATCGGGTGGCGTTGTCGCTGTGA
- a CDS encoding mycofactocin-associated electron transfer flavoprotein alpha subunit (Built with help from friend_finder, bracket5, and grep mycofactocin) yields the protein MSSEDFDGDEIALVVCRDGRLPAGAGEAAAEAGGRVIVVGTGTQSVVGALGGSRIWLAEAAVDLPSITRALAPLLNGVRVVVMPGSPDGRDLAPRLAAEMGRPLLAGAVSVKVLADSTVHSELLRVDGRVVVPVVSEDCVVATLMPGARSPIATHADQSVSTLSVSTLSVSIPEADRISDVASELVEPDPATMDLADAKRVLGGGAGLVPAGISDEEARSVYELLVAVAGCLGASAGATRVVTDAGWMPYDRQIGTTGVTVDPDIYVAFGISGASQHVGGLGAPRHIASINLDPSCPMTAMANLGLVSNAPGVLLELARLLGVAIPPEIESRLTNSKEPHLA from the coding sequence GTGAGCTCAGAGGACTTCGACGGCGATGAGATCGCACTAGTCGTGTGCCGTGACGGCCGCCTGCCGGCGGGCGCCGGCGAGGCGGCGGCCGAGGCCGGAGGTCGTGTCATCGTCGTTGGAACCGGCACCCAGTCGGTGGTAGGCGCCCTAGGCGGTTCGCGGATATGGCTGGCCGAGGCAGCGGTGGACCTGCCCAGCATCACGCGGGCACTCGCCCCGCTGCTCAACGGAGTTCGGGTCGTGGTAATGCCCGGGTCGCCCGACGGACGTGACCTTGCCCCGCGGTTGGCCGCCGAGATGGGCAGACCATTGCTCGCCGGAGCGGTCAGCGTCAAAGTGTTGGCGGATTCGACAGTTCACTCGGAGCTTCTCCGCGTCGATGGGCGCGTCGTGGTTCCGGTGGTCAGCGAGGATTGCGTTGTGGCGACACTGATGCCCGGGGCCCGCTCCCCCATTGCAACGCATGCCGATCAGTCGGTGTCCACCCTGTCGGTGTCCACCCTGTCGGTGTCTATCCCAGAGGCGGACCGAATATCCGATGTTGCGTCGGAGCTCGTCGAGCCGGATCCGGCGACGATGGATCTGGCGGATGCCAAGCGGGTTCTCGGCGGCGGAGCCGGGCTGGTGCCGGCGGGTATCTCCGACGAGGAGGCTCGATCGGTGTACGAGCTACTGGTCGCTGTCGCCGGTTGCCTCGGGGCTTCGGCCGGCGCGACGCGCGTCGTCACCGACGCTGGATGGATGCCATACGACCGGCAGATCGGAACGACAGGCGTCACCGTCGACCCTGACATCTATGTGGCATTCGGAATCTCGGGAGCTAGCCAGCACGTCGGCGGCCTCGGCGCACCCCGGCACATCGCGAGCATCAACCTCGACCCGTCGTGCCCGATGACGGCGATGGCCAACCTGGGCTTGGTGTCGAACGCACCGGGAGTCCTGCTCGAGCTTGCCCGGCTTCTCGGTGTCGCAATCCCGCCGGAAATCGAATCTCGACTGACGAACTCCAAGGAACCGCACCTTGCCTGA